A window from Gopherus flavomarginatus isolate rGopFla2 chromosome 4, rGopFla2.mat.asm, whole genome shotgun sequence encodes these proteins:
- the SYNCRIP gene encoding heterogeneous nuclear ribonucleoprotein Q isoform X1: MATEHVNGNGTEEPMDTSAAVTHSEHFQTLLDAGLPQKVAEKLDEIYVAGLVAHSDLDERAIEALKEFNEEGALAVLQQFKDSDLSHVQNKSAFLCGVMKTYRQREKQGTKVADSSKGPDEAKIKALLERTGYTLDVTTGQRKYGGPPPDSVYSGQQPSVGTEIFVGKIPRDLFEDELVPLFEKAGPIWDLRLMMDPLTGLNRGYAFVTFCTKEAAQEAVKLYNNHEIRSGKHIGVCISVANNRLFVGSIPKSKTKEQIVEEFSKVTEGLTDVILYHQPDDKKKNRGFCFLEYEDHKTAAQARRRLMSGKVKVWGNVVTVEWADPIEDPDPEVMAKVKVLFVRNLANTVTEEILEKAFSQFGKLERVKKLKDYAFIHFDERDGAVKAMEEMNGKDLEGENIEIVFAKPPDQKRKERKAQRQAAKNQMYDDYYYYGPPHMPPPTRGRGRGGRGGYGYPPDYYGYEDYYDYYGYDYHNYRGGYEDPYYGYEDFQVGARGRGCRGARGAAPSRGRGAAPPRGRAGYAQRGGPGSARGVRGARGGAQQQRGRGVRGARGGRGGNVGGKRKADGYNQPDSKRRQTNNQNWGSQPIAQQPLQGGDHSAGKRGRGRS, encoded by the exons ATGGCTACTGAACATGTTAATGGGAATGGTACTGAAGAGCCCATGGATACTTCTGCTGCAGTTACCCATTCTGAGCATTTCCAGACATTGCTTGATGCTGGTTTACCACAGAAAGTTGCTGAAAAACTAGATGAAATTTACGTTGCAG ggCTAGTTGCACACAGTGATCTAGATGAAAGAGCTATTGAAGCTTTAAAGGAATTTAATGAAGAAGGTGCATTGGCAGTACTTCAGCAGTTTAAAGACAGTGATCTTTCACATGTTCAG AATAAAAGTGCCTTTTTATGTGGAGTCATGAAAACATATAGACAGAGAGAAAAACAGGGGACCAAGGTGGCAGACTCTAGCAAAGGACCAGATGAGGCAAAAATTAAG GCACTCTTGGAAAGAACAGGCTACACGCTTGATGTGACTACTGGACAGAGGAAGTATGGTGGTCCTCCTCCAGATTCTGTGTATTCAGGACAGCAGCCTTCTGTTGGTACAGAG ATATTTGTGGGCAAGATTCCAAGAGACTTATTTGAAGATGAGCTTGTTCCATTATTTGAGAAAGCTGGGCCTATCTGGGATCTGCGCTTAATGATGGATCCACTAACTGGTCTAAATAGAGGATATGCTTTTGTCACTTTCTGTACTAAAGAGGCAGCTCAGGAGGCTGTTAAACTG TATAATAATCATGAAATTCGTTCTGGAAAACACATTGGTGTATGCATCTCTGTTGCCAATAATAGGCTTTTTGTTGGCTCTATTCCTAAGAGTAAAACCAAGGAACAGATTGTTGAAGAATTTAGTAAAGTAACAG AGGGTCTCACAGATGTCATATTGTATCATCAACCGGATGACAAGAAAAAGAACAGGGGTTTTTGTTTCCTTGAATATGAAGATCACAAAACTGCTGCTCAGGCCAGACGTAGGTTAATGAGTGGAAAAGTGAAAGTCTGGGGAAATGTTGTCACAGTTGAATGGGCTGACCCTATAGAAGATCCAGATCCTGAAGTTATGGCAAAG GTGAAAGTGCTCTTTGTGCGTAACCTTGCCAATACTGTAACAGAGGAGATTCTAGAAAAGGCCTTCAGTCAATTTGGAAAACTAGAGCGAGTGAAGAAACTAAAAGATTATGCTTTCATTCATTTTGATGAACGGGATGGTGCTGTAAAG GCAATGGAAGAAATGAATGGCAAAGATTTAGAGGgagaaaatattgaaattgtGTTTGCTAAGCCACCagatcaaaaaagaaaagaacggAAAGCTCAGAGACAAGCGGCTAAAAATCAAAT GTATGATGATTACTATTATTACGGTCCACCTCATATGCCCCCACCAACACGAGGTCGAGGTCGAGGAGGTAGAGGTGGTTATGGATATCCTCCTGATTATTATGGATATGaagattattatgattattatggCTATGACTACCATAACTATCGTGGTGGATATGAAGATCCTTATTATGGTTATGAAGATTTTCAAGTTGGAGCTAGAGGAAGGGGTTGTAGAGGAGCAAGGGGTGCTGCTCCATCCAGAGGTCGCGGGGCTGCTCCTCCCCGTGGCAGAGCCGGTTATGCACAGAGAGGTGGTCCTGGATCAGCAAGAGGCGTTCGTGGTGCGAGAGGAGGTGCCCAGCAACAAAGAGGCCGCGGGGTACGTGGTGCGAGGGGTGGCCGCGGTGGAAATGTAGGAGGAAAGCGCAAAGCTGATGGGTACAACCAGCCAGATTCCAAGCGGCGCCAGACCAATAATCAGAACTGGGGCTCCCAACCCATTGCTCAGCAACCGCTCCAAGGTGGTGATCATTCTG CAGGGAAAAGGGGTCGAGGCCGGTCCTGA
- the SYNCRIP gene encoding heterogeneous nuclear ribonucleoprotein Q isoform X6: MATEHVNGNGTEEPMDTSAAVTHSEHFQTLLDAGLPQKVAEKLDEIYVAGLVAHSDLDERAIEALKEFNEEGALAVLQQFKDSDLSHVQNKSAFLCGVMKTYRQREKQGTKVADSSKGPDEAKIKALLERTGYTLDVTTGQRKYGGPPPDSVYSGQQPSVGTEIFVGKIPRDLFEDELVPLFEKAGPIWDLRLMMDPLTGLNRGYAFVTFCTKEAAQEAVKLYNNHEIRSGKHIGVCISVANNRLFVGSIPKSKTKEQIVEEFSKVTEGLTDVILYHQPDDKKKNRGFCFLEYEDHKTAAQARRRLMSGKVKVWGNVVTVEWADPIEDPDPEVMAKVKVLFVRNLANTVTEEILEKAFSQFGKLERVKKLKDYAFIHFDERDGAVKAMEEMNGKDLEGENIEIVFAKPPDQKRKERKAQRQAAKNQMYDDYYYYGPPHMPPPTRGRGRGGRGGYGYPPDYYGYEDYYDYYGYDYHNYRGGYEDPYYGYEDFQVGARGRGCRGARGAAPSRGRGAAPPRGRAGYAQRGGPGSARGVRGARGGAQQQRGRGVRGARGGRGGNVGGKRKADGYNQPDSKRRQTNNQNWGSQPIAQQPLQGGDHSGNYGYKSENQEFYQDSFGQQWK, encoded by the exons ATGGCTACTGAACATGTTAATGGGAATGGTACTGAAGAGCCCATGGATACTTCTGCTGCAGTTACCCATTCTGAGCATTTCCAGACATTGCTTGATGCTGGTTTACCACAGAAAGTTGCTGAAAAACTAGATGAAATTTACGTTGCAG ggCTAGTTGCACACAGTGATCTAGATGAAAGAGCTATTGAAGCTTTAAAGGAATTTAATGAAGAAGGTGCATTGGCAGTACTTCAGCAGTTTAAAGACAGTGATCTTTCACATGTTCAG AATAAAAGTGCCTTTTTATGTGGAGTCATGAAAACATATAGACAGAGAGAAAAACAGGGGACCAAGGTGGCAGACTCTAGCAAAGGACCAGATGAGGCAAAAATTAAG GCACTCTTGGAAAGAACAGGCTACACGCTTGATGTGACTACTGGACAGAGGAAGTATGGTGGTCCTCCTCCAGATTCTGTGTATTCAGGACAGCAGCCTTCTGTTGGTACAGAG ATATTTGTGGGCAAGATTCCAAGAGACTTATTTGAAGATGAGCTTGTTCCATTATTTGAGAAAGCTGGGCCTATCTGGGATCTGCGCTTAATGATGGATCCACTAACTGGTCTAAATAGAGGATATGCTTTTGTCACTTTCTGTACTAAAGAGGCAGCTCAGGAGGCTGTTAAACTG TATAATAATCATGAAATTCGTTCTGGAAAACACATTGGTGTATGCATCTCTGTTGCCAATAATAGGCTTTTTGTTGGCTCTATTCCTAAGAGTAAAACCAAGGAACAGATTGTTGAAGAATTTAGTAAAGTAACAG AGGGTCTCACAGATGTCATATTGTATCATCAACCGGATGACAAGAAAAAGAACAGGGGTTTTTGTTTCCTTGAATATGAAGATCACAAAACTGCTGCTCAGGCCAGACGTAGGTTAATGAGTGGAAAAGTGAAAGTCTGGGGAAATGTTGTCACAGTTGAATGGGCTGACCCTATAGAAGATCCAGATCCTGAAGTTATGGCAAAG GTGAAAGTGCTCTTTGTGCGTAACCTTGCCAATACTGTAACAGAGGAGATTCTAGAAAAGGCCTTCAGTCAATTTGGAAAACTAGAGCGAGTGAAGAAACTAAAAGATTATGCTTTCATTCATTTTGATGAACGGGATGGTGCTGTAAAG GCAATGGAAGAAATGAATGGCAAAGATTTAGAGGgagaaaatattgaaattgtGTTTGCTAAGCCACCagatcaaaaaagaaaagaacggAAAGCTCAGAGACAAGCGGCTAAAAATCAAAT GTATGATGATTACTATTATTACGGTCCACCTCATATGCCCCCACCAACACGAGGTCGAGGTCGAGGAGGTAGAGGTGGTTATGGATATCCTCCTGATTATTATGGATATGaagattattatgattattatggCTATGACTACCATAACTATCGTGGTGGATATGAAGATCCTTATTATGGTTATGAAGATTTTCAAGTTGGAGCTAGAGGAAGGGGTTGTAGAGGAGCAAGGGGTGCTGCTCCATCCAGAGGTCGCGGGGCTGCTCCTCCCCGTGGCAGAGCCGGTTATGCACAGAGAGGTGGTCCTGGATCAGCAAGAGGCGTTCGTGGTGCGAGAGGAGGTGCCCAGCAACAAAGAGGCCGCGGGGTACGTGGTGCGAGGGGTGGCCGCGGTGGAAATGTAGGAGGAAAGCGCAAAGCTGATGGGTACAACCAGCCAGATTCCAAGCGGCGCCAGACCAATAATCAGAACTGGGGCTCCCAACCCATTGCTCAGCAACCGCTCCAAGGTGGTGATCATTCTGGTAACTATGGTTACAAATCTGAAAACCAGGAGTTTTATCAGGATTCTTTTGGGCAACAGTGGAAGTAG
- the SYNCRIP gene encoding heterogeneous nuclear ribonucleoprotein Q isoform X2, which translates to MATEHVNGNGTEEPMDTSAAVTHSEHFQTLLDAGLPQKVAEKLDEIYVAGLVAHSDLDERAIEALKEFNEEGALAVLQQFKDSDLSHVQNKSAFLCGVMKTYRQREKQGTKVADSSKGPDEAKIKALLERTGYTLDVTTGQRKYGGPPPDSVYSGQQPSVGTEIFVGKIPRDLFEDELVPLFEKAGPIWDLRLMMDPLTGLNRGYAFVTFCTKEAAQEAVKLYNNHEIRSGKHIGVCISVANNRLFVGSIPKSKTKEQIVEEFSKVTEGLTDVILYHQPDDKKKNRGFCFLEYEDHKTAAQARRRLMSGKVKVWGNVVTVEWADPIEDPDPEVMAKVKVLFVRNLANTVTEEILEKAFSQFGKLERVKKLKDYAFIHFDERDGAVKAMEEMNGKDLEGENIEIVFAKPPDQKRKERKAQRQAAKNQMYDDYYYYGPPHMPPPTRGRGRGGRGGYGYPPDYYGYEDYYDYYGYDYHNYRGGYEDPYYGYEDFQVGARGRGCRGARGAAPSRGRGAAPPRGRAGYAQRGGPGSARGVRGARGGAQQQRGRGVRGARGGRGGNVGGKRKADGYNQPDSKRRQTNNQNWGSQPIAQQPLQAGKRGRGRS; encoded by the exons ATGGCTACTGAACATGTTAATGGGAATGGTACTGAAGAGCCCATGGATACTTCTGCTGCAGTTACCCATTCTGAGCATTTCCAGACATTGCTTGATGCTGGTTTACCACAGAAAGTTGCTGAAAAACTAGATGAAATTTACGTTGCAG ggCTAGTTGCACACAGTGATCTAGATGAAAGAGCTATTGAAGCTTTAAAGGAATTTAATGAAGAAGGTGCATTGGCAGTACTTCAGCAGTTTAAAGACAGTGATCTTTCACATGTTCAG AATAAAAGTGCCTTTTTATGTGGAGTCATGAAAACATATAGACAGAGAGAAAAACAGGGGACCAAGGTGGCAGACTCTAGCAAAGGACCAGATGAGGCAAAAATTAAG GCACTCTTGGAAAGAACAGGCTACACGCTTGATGTGACTACTGGACAGAGGAAGTATGGTGGTCCTCCTCCAGATTCTGTGTATTCAGGACAGCAGCCTTCTGTTGGTACAGAG ATATTTGTGGGCAAGATTCCAAGAGACTTATTTGAAGATGAGCTTGTTCCATTATTTGAGAAAGCTGGGCCTATCTGGGATCTGCGCTTAATGATGGATCCACTAACTGGTCTAAATAGAGGATATGCTTTTGTCACTTTCTGTACTAAAGAGGCAGCTCAGGAGGCTGTTAAACTG TATAATAATCATGAAATTCGTTCTGGAAAACACATTGGTGTATGCATCTCTGTTGCCAATAATAGGCTTTTTGTTGGCTCTATTCCTAAGAGTAAAACCAAGGAACAGATTGTTGAAGAATTTAGTAAAGTAACAG AGGGTCTCACAGATGTCATATTGTATCATCAACCGGATGACAAGAAAAAGAACAGGGGTTTTTGTTTCCTTGAATATGAAGATCACAAAACTGCTGCTCAGGCCAGACGTAGGTTAATGAGTGGAAAAGTGAAAGTCTGGGGAAATGTTGTCACAGTTGAATGGGCTGACCCTATAGAAGATCCAGATCCTGAAGTTATGGCAAAG GTGAAAGTGCTCTTTGTGCGTAACCTTGCCAATACTGTAACAGAGGAGATTCTAGAAAAGGCCTTCAGTCAATTTGGAAAACTAGAGCGAGTGAAGAAACTAAAAGATTATGCTTTCATTCATTTTGATGAACGGGATGGTGCTGTAAAG GCAATGGAAGAAATGAATGGCAAAGATTTAGAGGgagaaaatattgaaattgtGTTTGCTAAGCCACCagatcaaaaaagaaaagaacggAAAGCTCAGAGACAAGCGGCTAAAAATCAAAT GTATGATGATTACTATTATTACGGTCCACCTCATATGCCCCCACCAACACGAGGTCGAGGTCGAGGAGGTAGAGGTGGTTATGGATATCCTCCTGATTATTATGGATATGaagattattatgattattatggCTATGACTACCATAACTATCGTGGTGGATATGAAGATCCTTATTATGGTTATGAAGATTTTCAAGTTGGAGCTAGAGGAAGGGGTTGTAGAGGAGCAAGGGGTGCTGCTCCATCCAGAGGTCGCGGGGCTGCTCCTCCCCGTGGCAGAGCCGGTTATGCACAGAGAGGTGGTCCTGGATCAGCAAGAGGCGTTCGTGGTGCGAGAGGAGGTGCCCAGCAACAAAGAGGCCGCGGGGTACGTGGTGCGAGGGGTGGCCGCGGTGGAAATGTAGGAGGAAAGCGCAAAGCTGATGGGTACAACCAGCCAGATTCCAAGCGGCGCCAGACCAATAATCAGAACTGGGGCTCCCAACCCATTGCTCAGCAACCGCTCCAAG CAGGGAAAAGGGGTCGAGGCCGGTCCTGA
- the SYNCRIP gene encoding heterogeneous nuclear ribonucleoprotein Q isoform X3 — protein MATEHVNGNGTEEPMDTSAAVTHSEHFQTLLDAGLPQKVAEKLDEIYVAGLVAHSDLDERAIEALKEFNEEGALAVLQQFKDSDLSHVQNKSAFLCGVMKTYRQREKQGTKVADSSKGPDEAKIKALLERTGYTLDVTTGQRKYGGPPPDSVYSGQQPSVGTEIFVGKIPRDLFEDELVPLFEKAGPIWDLRLMMDPLTGLNRGYAFVTFCTKEAAQEAVKLYNNHEIRSGKHIGVCISVANNRLFVGSIPKSKTKEQIVEEFSKVTEGLTDVILYHQPDDKKKNRGFCFLEYEDHKTAAQARRRLMSGKVKVWGNVVTVEWADPIEDPDPEVMAKVKVLFVRNLANTVTEEILEKAFSQFGKLERVKKLKDYAFIHFDERDGAVKAMEEMNGKDLEGENIEIVFAKPPDQKRKERKAQRQAAKNQMYDDYYYYGPPHMPPPTRGRGRGGRGGYGYPPDYYGYEDYYDYYGYDYHNYRGGYEDPYYGYEDFQVGARGRGCRGARGAAPSRGRGAAPPRGRAGYAQRGGPGSARGVRGARGGAQQQRGRGVRGARGGRGGNVGGKRKADGYNQPDSKRRQTNNQNWGSQPIAQQPLQGKRGRGRS, from the exons ATGGCTACTGAACATGTTAATGGGAATGGTACTGAAGAGCCCATGGATACTTCTGCTGCAGTTACCCATTCTGAGCATTTCCAGACATTGCTTGATGCTGGTTTACCACAGAAAGTTGCTGAAAAACTAGATGAAATTTACGTTGCAG ggCTAGTTGCACACAGTGATCTAGATGAAAGAGCTATTGAAGCTTTAAAGGAATTTAATGAAGAAGGTGCATTGGCAGTACTTCAGCAGTTTAAAGACAGTGATCTTTCACATGTTCAG AATAAAAGTGCCTTTTTATGTGGAGTCATGAAAACATATAGACAGAGAGAAAAACAGGGGACCAAGGTGGCAGACTCTAGCAAAGGACCAGATGAGGCAAAAATTAAG GCACTCTTGGAAAGAACAGGCTACACGCTTGATGTGACTACTGGACAGAGGAAGTATGGTGGTCCTCCTCCAGATTCTGTGTATTCAGGACAGCAGCCTTCTGTTGGTACAGAG ATATTTGTGGGCAAGATTCCAAGAGACTTATTTGAAGATGAGCTTGTTCCATTATTTGAGAAAGCTGGGCCTATCTGGGATCTGCGCTTAATGATGGATCCACTAACTGGTCTAAATAGAGGATATGCTTTTGTCACTTTCTGTACTAAAGAGGCAGCTCAGGAGGCTGTTAAACTG TATAATAATCATGAAATTCGTTCTGGAAAACACATTGGTGTATGCATCTCTGTTGCCAATAATAGGCTTTTTGTTGGCTCTATTCCTAAGAGTAAAACCAAGGAACAGATTGTTGAAGAATTTAGTAAAGTAACAG AGGGTCTCACAGATGTCATATTGTATCATCAACCGGATGACAAGAAAAAGAACAGGGGTTTTTGTTTCCTTGAATATGAAGATCACAAAACTGCTGCTCAGGCCAGACGTAGGTTAATGAGTGGAAAAGTGAAAGTCTGGGGAAATGTTGTCACAGTTGAATGGGCTGACCCTATAGAAGATCCAGATCCTGAAGTTATGGCAAAG GTGAAAGTGCTCTTTGTGCGTAACCTTGCCAATACTGTAACAGAGGAGATTCTAGAAAAGGCCTTCAGTCAATTTGGAAAACTAGAGCGAGTGAAGAAACTAAAAGATTATGCTTTCATTCATTTTGATGAACGGGATGGTGCTGTAAAG GCAATGGAAGAAATGAATGGCAAAGATTTAGAGGgagaaaatattgaaattgtGTTTGCTAAGCCACCagatcaaaaaagaaaagaacggAAAGCTCAGAGACAAGCGGCTAAAAATCAAAT GTATGATGATTACTATTATTACGGTCCACCTCATATGCCCCCACCAACACGAGGTCGAGGTCGAGGAGGTAGAGGTGGTTATGGATATCCTCCTGATTATTATGGATATGaagattattatgattattatggCTATGACTACCATAACTATCGTGGTGGATATGAAGATCCTTATTATGGTTATGAAGATTTTCAAGTTGGAGCTAGAGGAAGGGGTTGTAGAGGAGCAAGGGGTGCTGCTCCATCCAGAGGTCGCGGGGCTGCTCCTCCCCGTGGCAGAGCCGGTTATGCACAGAGAGGTGGTCCTGGATCAGCAAGAGGCGTTCGTGGTGCGAGAGGAGGTGCCCAGCAACAAAGAGGCCGCGGGGTACGTGGTGCGAGGGGTGGCCGCGGTGGAAATGTAGGAGGAAAGCGCAAAGCTGATGGGTACAACCAGCCAGATTCCAAGCGGCGCCAGACCAATAATCAGAACTGGGGCTCCCAACCCATTGCTCAGCAACCGCTCCAAG GGAAAAGGGGTCGAGGCCGGTCCTGA
- the SYNCRIP gene encoding heterogeneous nuclear ribonucleoprotein Q isoform X5, translating into MATEHVNGNGTEEPMDTSAAVTHSEHFQTLLDAGLPQKVAEKLDEIYVAGLVAHSDLDERAIEALKEFNEEGALAVLQQFKDSDLSHVQNKSAFLCGVMKTYRQREKQGTKVADSSKGPDEAKIKALLERTGYTLDVTTGQRKYGGPPPDSVYSGQQPSVGTEIFVGKIPRDLFEDELVPLFEKAGPIWDLRLMMDPLTGLNRGYAFVTFCTKEAAQEAVKLYNNHEIRSGKHIGVCISVANNRLFVGSIPKSKTKEQIVEEFSKVTEGLTDVILYHQPDDKKKNRGFCFLEYEDHKTAAQARRRLMSGKVKVWGNVVTVEWADPIEDPDPEVMAKVKVLFVRNLANTVTEEILEKAFSQFGKLERVKKLKDYAFIHFDERDGAVKAMEEMNGKDLEGENIEIVFAKPPDQKRKERKAQRQAAKNQMYDDYYYYGPPHMPPPTRGRGRGGRGGYGYPPDYYGYEDYYDYYGYDYHNYRGGYEDPYYGYEDFQVGARGRGCRGARGAAPSRGRGAAPPRGRAGYAQRGGPGSARGVRGARGGAQQQRGRGGKGVEAGPDLLQ; encoded by the exons ATGGCTACTGAACATGTTAATGGGAATGGTACTGAAGAGCCCATGGATACTTCTGCTGCAGTTACCCATTCTGAGCATTTCCAGACATTGCTTGATGCTGGTTTACCACAGAAAGTTGCTGAAAAACTAGATGAAATTTACGTTGCAG ggCTAGTTGCACACAGTGATCTAGATGAAAGAGCTATTGAAGCTTTAAAGGAATTTAATGAAGAAGGTGCATTGGCAGTACTTCAGCAGTTTAAAGACAGTGATCTTTCACATGTTCAG AATAAAAGTGCCTTTTTATGTGGAGTCATGAAAACATATAGACAGAGAGAAAAACAGGGGACCAAGGTGGCAGACTCTAGCAAAGGACCAGATGAGGCAAAAATTAAG GCACTCTTGGAAAGAACAGGCTACACGCTTGATGTGACTACTGGACAGAGGAAGTATGGTGGTCCTCCTCCAGATTCTGTGTATTCAGGACAGCAGCCTTCTGTTGGTACAGAG ATATTTGTGGGCAAGATTCCAAGAGACTTATTTGAAGATGAGCTTGTTCCATTATTTGAGAAAGCTGGGCCTATCTGGGATCTGCGCTTAATGATGGATCCACTAACTGGTCTAAATAGAGGATATGCTTTTGTCACTTTCTGTACTAAAGAGGCAGCTCAGGAGGCTGTTAAACTG TATAATAATCATGAAATTCGTTCTGGAAAACACATTGGTGTATGCATCTCTGTTGCCAATAATAGGCTTTTTGTTGGCTCTATTCCTAAGAGTAAAACCAAGGAACAGATTGTTGAAGAATTTAGTAAAGTAACAG AGGGTCTCACAGATGTCATATTGTATCATCAACCGGATGACAAGAAAAAGAACAGGGGTTTTTGTTTCCTTGAATATGAAGATCACAAAACTGCTGCTCAGGCCAGACGTAGGTTAATGAGTGGAAAAGTGAAAGTCTGGGGAAATGTTGTCACAGTTGAATGGGCTGACCCTATAGAAGATCCAGATCCTGAAGTTATGGCAAAG GTGAAAGTGCTCTTTGTGCGTAACCTTGCCAATACTGTAACAGAGGAGATTCTAGAAAAGGCCTTCAGTCAATTTGGAAAACTAGAGCGAGTGAAGAAACTAAAAGATTATGCTTTCATTCATTTTGATGAACGGGATGGTGCTGTAAAG GCAATGGAAGAAATGAATGGCAAAGATTTAGAGGgagaaaatattgaaattgtGTTTGCTAAGCCACCagatcaaaaaagaaaagaacggAAAGCTCAGAGACAAGCGGCTAAAAATCAAAT GTATGATGATTACTATTATTACGGTCCACCTCATATGCCCCCACCAACACGAGGTCGAGGTCGAGGAGGTAGAGGTGGTTATGGATATCCTCCTGATTATTATGGATATGaagattattatgattattatggCTATGACTACCATAACTATCGTGGTGGATATGAAGATCCTTATTATGGTTATGAAGATTTTCAAGTTGGAGCTAGAGGAAGGGGTTGTAGAGGAGCAAGGGGTGCTGCTCCATCCAGAGGTCGCGGGGCTGCTCCTCCCCGTGGCAGAGCCGGTTATGCACAGAGAGGTGGTCCTGGATCAGCAAGAGGCGTTCGTGGTGCGAGAGGAGGTGCCCAGCAACAAAGAGGCCGCGGG GGAAAAGGGGTCGAGGCCGGTCCTGACCTGTTACAATGA
- the SYNCRIP gene encoding heterogeneous nuclear ribonucleoprotein Q isoform X4 produces MATEHVNGNGTEEPMDTSAAVTHSEHFQTLLDAGLPQKVAEKLDEIYVAGLVAHSDLDERAIEALKEFNEEGALAVLQQFKDSDLSHVQNKSAFLCGVMKTYRQREKQGTKVADSSKGPDEAKIKALLERTGYTLDVTTGQRKYGGPPPDSVYSGQQPSVGTEIFVGKIPRDLFEDELVPLFEKAGPIWDLRLMMDPLTGLNRGYAFVTFCTKEAAQEAVKLYNNHEIRSGKHIGVCISVANNRLFVGSIPKSKTKEQIVEEFSKVTEGLTDVILYHQPDDKKKNRGFCFLEYEDHKTAAQARRRLMSGKVKVWGNVVTVEWADPIEDPDPEVMAKVKVLFVRNLANTVTEEILEKAFSQFGKLERVKKLKDYAFIHFDERDGAVKAMEEMNGKDLEGENIEIVFAKPPDQKRKERKAQRQAAKNQMYDDYYYYGPPHMPPPTRGRGRGGRGGYGYPPDYYGYEDYYDYYGYDYHNYRGGYEDPYYGYEDFQVGARGRGCRGARGAAPSRGRGAAPPRGRAGYAQRGGPGSARGVRGARGGAQQQRGRGQGKGVEAGPDLLQ; encoded by the exons ATGGCTACTGAACATGTTAATGGGAATGGTACTGAAGAGCCCATGGATACTTCTGCTGCAGTTACCCATTCTGAGCATTTCCAGACATTGCTTGATGCTGGTTTACCACAGAAAGTTGCTGAAAAACTAGATGAAATTTACGTTGCAG ggCTAGTTGCACACAGTGATCTAGATGAAAGAGCTATTGAAGCTTTAAAGGAATTTAATGAAGAAGGTGCATTGGCAGTACTTCAGCAGTTTAAAGACAGTGATCTTTCACATGTTCAG AATAAAAGTGCCTTTTTATGTGGAGTCATGAAAACATATAGACAGAGAGAAAAACAGGGGACCAAGGTGGCAGACTCTAGCAAAGGACCAGATGAGGCAAAAATTAAG GCACTCTTGGAAAGAACAGGCTACACGCTTGATGTGACTACTGGACAGAGGAAGTATGGTGGTCCTCCTCCAGATTCTGTGTATTCAGGACAGCAGCCTTCTGTTGGTACAGAG ATATTTGTGGGCAAGATTCCAAGAGACTTATTTGAAGATGAGCTTGTTCCATTATTTGAGAAAGCTGGGCCTATCTGGGATCTGCGCTTAATGATGGATCCACTAACTGGTCTAAATAGAGGATATGCTTTTGTCACTTTCTGTACTAAAGAGGCAGCTCAGGAGGCTGTTAAACTG TATAATAATCATGAAATTCGTTCTGGAAAACACATTGGTGTATGCATCTCTGTTGCCAATAATAGGCTTTTTGTTGGCTCTATTCCTAAGAGTAAAACCAAGGAACAGATTGTTGAAGAATTTAGTAAAGTAACAG AGGGTCTCACAGATGTCATATTGTATCATCAACCGGATGACAAGAAAAAGAACAGGGGTTTTTGTTTCCTTGAATATGAAGATCACAAAACTGCTGCTCAGGCCAGACGTAGGTTAATGAGTGGAAAAGTGAAAGTCTGGGGAAATGTTGTCACAGTTGAATGGGCTGACCCTATAGAAGATCCAGATCCTGAAGTTATGGCAAAG GTGAAAGTGCTCTTTGTGCGTAACCTTGCCAATACTGTAACAGAGGAGATTCTAGAAAAGGCCTTCAGTCAATTTGGAAAACTAGAGCGAGTGAAGAAACTAAAAGATTATGCTTTCATTCATTTTGATGAACGGGATGGTGCTGTAAAG GCAATGGAAGAAATGAATGGCAAAGATTTAGAGGgagaaaatattgaaattgtGTTTGCTAAGCCACCagatcaaaaaagaaaagaacggAAAGCTCAGAGACAAGCGGCTAAAAATCAAAT GTATGATGATTACTATTATTACGGTCCACCTCATATGCCCCCACCAACACGAGGTCGAGGTCGAGGAGGTAGAGGTGGTTATGGATATCCTCCTGATTATTATGGATATGaagattattatgattattatggCTATGACTACCATAACTATCGTGGTGGATATGAAGATCCTTATTATGGTTATGAAGATTTTCAAGTTGGAGCTAGAGGAAGGGGTTGTAGAGGAGCAAGGGGTGCTGCTCCATCCAGAGGTCGCGGGGCTGCTCCTCCCCGTGGCAGAGCCGGTTATGCACAGAGAGGTGGTCCTGGATCAGCAAGAGGCGTTCGTGGTGCGAGAGGAGGTGCCCAGCAACAAAGAGGCCGCGGG CAGGGAAAAGGGGTCGAGGCCGGTCCTGACCTGTTACAATGA